A DNA window from Leptolyngbya sp. KIOST-1 contains the following coding sequences:
- a CDS encoding DUF433 domain-containing protein produces the protein MPVWDLVQYRRLGATDAKILEAYPQLTAIDLANAWHYVDIYRSEIEAAIRENEAA, from the coding sequence ATTCCCGTTTGGGATCTGGTGCAGTATCGCCGCTTAGGGGCTACCGACGCCAAAATTTTGGAAGCCTACCCCCAGCTTACAGCCATTGACTTAGCCAATGCCTGGCACTATGTCGACATCTATCGGTCTGAAATCGAGGCTGCCATCCGTGAGAACGAGGCCGCCTAA
- a CDS encoding BrnT family toxin — MVYQWNRDKATANLRKHGIDFADAVAVFSDDLALTIPDERFDEERFVTIGLDGFGRVLVVVYTLRGEAIRVISARKASRQERQQYEEG, encoded by the coding sequence ATGGTCTACCAGTGGAATAGGGATAAGGCCACGGCCAACCTGCGTAAGCATGGTATTGACTTTGCTGATGCTGTAGCCGTTTTCTCCGACGACCTAGCCCTTACCATTCCAGACGAGCGATTTGACGAAGAGCGGTTCGTCACGATCGGATTAGATGGGTTCGGTCGGGTTCTGGTAGTGGTCTACACCCTGCGAGGCGAAGCGATTCGGGTCATCTCAGCCCGCAAAGCAAGCAGGCAAGAGCGGCAGCAATACGAGGAAGGATAA
- the mobF gene encoding MobF family relaxase → MLSTSNLSAAQAETYYTHEDYYSAEEAAHPTKWVGKGAASLGLAGIVNQQEFSQMLSGQAPDGRSLMGKVVDPEKRRAATDFTFSAPKSVSIAALVQQDERVLAVHHQAVAKALSVLEERYAQTRISTEAGRTKVTTGNIAAAVFTHSTSREAEPQLHSHCVVMNATQLEDGRWFSLSNEGAIANQKLLGQIYQNELAVALRQQGYQIEPKAQEKGVQISMAEVGQAWQNGYAERLMRTIKEEEVDLSEYRNFTEAYQQIEHFLEDVYMKKRIHSSLSYLTPEEYEQKWNEQQKKKHDIKE, encoded by the coding sequence ATGCTTTCCACGAGCAACCTCTCCGCCGCTCAAGCGGAGACCTACTACACCCACGAGGACTATTACTCGGCAGAAGAAGCGGCTCATCCGACAAAGTGGGTGGGGAAAGGGGCTGCGTCGTTGGGGTTGGCTGGGATTGTCAATCAGCAGGAATTCAGCCAGATGCTTTCTGGGCAGGCTCCGGACGGGCGATCGCTGATGGGGAAGGTGGTCGATCCAGAAAAGCGGCGGGCGGCAACAGACTTTACCTTTAGTGCCCCCAAGAGCGTCAGCATCGCAGCCCTGGTGCAGCAGGATGAGCGGGTGTTGGCGGTCCATCATCAGGCGGTCGCGAAGGCGCTGTCGGTGTTGGAAGAGCGCTATGCCCAAACTCGAATTTCGACAGAAGCAGGGAGAACCAAGGTGACGACAGGGAATATCGCCGCAGCGGTGTTCACTCATTCCACCAGCCGGGAGGCGGAGCCGCAGTTGCATAGCCATTGTGTGGTGATGAATGCGACGCAGCTGGAGGATGGGCGGTGGTTTAGTTTGAGCAATGAGGGGGCGATCGCCAACCAAAAGCTCCTCGGCCAGATCTACCAGAATGAACTGGCCGTCGCGCTGAGGCAGCAGGGCTACCAGATTGAGCCGAAGGCTCAAGAGAAGGGAGTCCAAATTAGCATGGCAGAAGTCGGACAAGCTTGGCAGAACGGCTATGCCGAACGATTAATGAGAACCATAAAAGAGGAGGAAGTTGATCTATCGGAATATCGAAACTTTACAGAGGCGTATCAACAGATCGAACACTTCTTGGAGGATGTGTATATGAAGAAAAGAATCCATTCCTCTCTAAGTTATCTAACACCTGAAGAATACGAACAAAAATGGAATGAACAACAAAAGAAAAAGCATGATATAAAAGAGTAG
- a CDS encoding DUF5615 family PIN-like protein, producing MLTVQEAGQANRRIPDEEVLQFAISQDRAVITQNRRDFIKLHNQSSAHAGIGHWSVKRRYIETLSGREVPGWIASDYTSRSPWPESSVCPVPSVA from the coding sequence ATTCTCACCGTGCAAGAGGCCGGGCAAGCCAATCGACGCATTCCAGATGAGGAGGTTTTGCAGTTTGCAATCAGTCAAGATCGGGCCGTCATTACTCAAAATCGGCGAGACTTTATTAAACTCCACAATCAGTCTTCTGCCCATGCAGGAATTGGGCACTGGTCTGTTAAGAGGAGATACATTGAAACCCTCTCAGGCAGAGAAGTTCCTGGGTGGATAGCAAGCGACTACACAAGCCGATCGCCATGGCCGGAGTCGTCCGTTTGCCCAGTCCCCAGTGTGGCCTGA
- a CDS encoding ArnT family glycosyltransferase — protein sequence MSKRWPLFQSPVWHWGRWFLLGFLALRIGFWLTAFPNPDEAYYWLWGQRPGFSYYDHPPFHAWVQGLFSVLGRSPLVLRLPNAISSGILGLTFYRICRYLYGDQARDRLWLVVLLGLSSPLFFWYLGLAWHDHWLVTFAVISSFLFVRYVDEAVTNPAGSGRDLYGAALFLGLAGLCKYNALFVGLGFFALVVSDKTRRSLLRDRRLYLALGLLLLVLSPILIWNIQHDFFSFRFYPK from the coding sequence ATGAGTAAGCGCTGGCCTCTCTTTCAGTCCCCGGTCTGGCACTGGGGACGCTGGTTTTTGCTGGGCTTTTTGGCCCTGAGAATCGGCTTTTGGCTGACGGCTTTCCCCAACCCCGACGAAGCCTACTACTGGCTGTGGGGGCAGCGTCCGGGCTTTTCCTACTACGACCATCCGCCGTTTCACGCCTGGGTGCAGGGGCTGTTTTCGGTCCTGGGCCGATCGCCTCTGGTACTGCGGCTGCCCAACGCCATCAGCAGCGGCATACTGGGGCTTACTTTCTACCGCATCTGCCGCTATCTCTACGGCGACCAGGCCCGCGATCGCCTCTGGCTGGTGGTGCTGCTGGGCCTGTCATCGCCGCTGTTTTTCTGGTACCTGGGCCTGGCCTGGCACGACCACTGGCTGGTCACCTTTGCGGTGATCAGCAGCTTTTTGTTTGTGCGCTACGTGGATGAAGCAGTAACCAATCCGGCTGGGAGCGGCAGAGACCTATACGGTGCCGCTCTATTTCTGGGCCTGGCCGGCCTGTGCAAGTACAATGCGCTCTTCGTGGGGCTGGGCTTTTTTGCCCTGGTGGTGAGCGACAAAACGCGGCGGTCGCTGCTGCGCGATCGCCGCCTCTACCTGGCCCTGGGGCTGCTCCTGCTGGTGCTCTCGCCGATCTTGATCTGGAATATCCAGCACGACTTTTTTTCCTTTCGCTTTTACCCAAAATGA
- a CDS encoding BrnA antitoxin family protein produces METEYDFRQGKRGAVDPTPSGKTRITIRLDDDILAWFREQVHSAGGGNYQTLINEALRQHIQTIRQPLEETLRKVVREELERIER; encoded by the coding sequence ATGGAAACCGAATACGATTTTAGGCAGGGAAAGCGAGGCGCGGTTGACCCGACACCATCAGGCAAAACGCGTATCACGATCCGGCTTGATGATGACATCCTGGCGTGGTTTCGTGAGCAGGTTCATAGTGCAGGCGGGGGAAACTATCAAACCTTGATTAATGAAGCCTTGCGTCAACATATTCAGACTATTCGCCAACCCCTTGAGGAAACCCTACGAAAAGTAGTTCGTGAAGAACTTGAACGCATTGAGAGGTAA